The following proteins come from a genomic window of Eretmochelys imbricata isolate rEreImb1 chromosome 11, rEreImb1.hap1, whole genome shotgun sequence:
- the SP5 gene encoding transcription factor Sp5 encodes MAAVAVLRNDSLQAFLQDRTPSASPDLAKHSPLALLAATCSRIGQPGAAPSDFLQVSYDPALGSPSRIFHPWSSEMPAHSPGGLPPPHPSLGLTPQKSHLQPSFGGAHELPLTPPADPSYAYEFSPVKMLPSSMAALPSSCPPAYVPYAAQAALPPGYSNLLPPPQPCRQLSPNPAPEDIPWWSLQQAGAPGGCGHRFPGAALPRSLVLGPSDLAQYQTQIAALLQTKPPLAATARRCRRCRCPNCQAAAGSAPEAEPGRKKQHICHIPGCGKVYGKTSHLKAHLRWHTGERPFVCNWLFCGKSFTRSDELQRHLRTHTGEKRFACPVCSKRFMRSDHLAKHVKTHQNKKLKAAGDGVKREDTRGL; translated from the exons ATGGCCGCAGTGGCCGTCCTCCGGAACGACTCCCTGCAGGCTTTCCTCCAG GATCGCACCCCCAGCGCCTCTCCAGACTTGGCGAAGCACTCGCCCCTGGCGCTCTTGGCCGCCACCTGTAGCCGGATCGGACAGCCGGGCGCCGCCCCTTCGGATTTCCTGCAGGTCTCCTACGACCCAGCTCTGGGATCCCCATCCAGGATCTTCCACCCGTGGAGTAGCGAGATGCCAGCCCATTCCCCCGGGGGGCTCCCCCCTCCGCATCCCAGCCTGGGGCTCACCCCCCAGAAGAGCCACCTGCAGCCTTCCTTCGGGGGCGCTCACGAgctgcccctcacccccccggCTGACCCCTCCTACGCCTATGAGTTCTCCCCAGTCAAGATGCTCCCTTCCTCCATGGCCGCCTTACCCTCCAGCTGCCCCCCGGCCTACGTCCCCTACGCCGCCCAGGCCGCCCTGCCTCCCGGCTACTCCAACCTGCTGcccccgccgcagccctgcagGCAGCTCTCCCCCAACCCGGCCCCCGAGGACATCCCCTGGTGGAGCCTCCAGCAAGCGGGGGCGCCGGGCGGCTGCGGCCACCGCTTCCCTGGCGCCGCCCTGCCGAGGAGCCTGGTGCTGGGCCCCTCGGACCTGGCCCAGTACCAGACGCAGATCGCCGCCCTGCTGCAGACCAAGCCACCCCTGGCGGCCACGGCCCGGCGCTGCCGCCGCTGCCGCTGCCCCAACTGCCAGGCGGCGGCGGGCAGCGCCCCGGAGGCGGAGCCGGGCCGGAAGAAGCAGCACATCTGCCACATCCCGGGCTGCGGCAAGGTCTACGGCAAGACCTCGCACCTGAAGGCGCATCTGCGCTGGCACACGGGCGAGCGGCCCTTCGTCTGCAACTGGCTCTTCTGCGGCAAGAGCTTCACGCGCTCGGACGAGCTGCAGCGGCACCTGCGGACTCACACGGGCGAGAAGCGCTTCGCCTGCCCCGTCTGCAGCAAGCGCTTCATGCGCAGCGACCACCTGGCCAAGCACGTGAAGACCCACCAGAACAAGAAGCTCAAAGCCGCGGGCGACGGCGTGAAGCGGGAGGACACGCGGGGCCTGTGA